One segment of Solanum lycopersicum chromosome 1, SLM_r2.1 DNA contains the following:
- the LOC138347685 gene encoding cytokinin riboside 5'-monophosphate phosphoribohydrolase LOG7, whose protein sequence is MEEERRSKFKRICVFCGSSSGNKPTYQEAATELGKQLVEKGIDLVYGGGSVGLMGLVSQAVHDGGRHVLGVIPRTLMPREITGETIGEVKAVSGMHQRKAEMARQADAFIALPGGYGTLEELLEVITWAQLGIHRKPVGLLNVEGYYNSLLSFLDKAMDEGFISPIARKIIVSAQTAQQLVKQLEEHIPETDEITSNLIWDEEIQRFNYTT, encoded by the exons atggaagaagaaagaagatcaaAGTTTAAGAGAATTTGTGTTTTTTGTGGAAGTAGTTCTGGAAATAAACCTACTTATCAAGAAGCTGCTACTGAATTAGGAAAACAACtg GTGGAAAAAGGGATTGATTTGGTGTATGGAGGAGGAAGTGTGGGACTAATGGGACTTGTTTCTCAGGCTGTTCATGATGGTGGGCGCCATGTTCTTGG AGTAATTCCAAGGACTCTAATGCCTAGAGAG ATAACGGGCGAAACAATCGGAGAAGTAAAAGCAGTGTCTGGAATGCATCAAAGAAAGGCTGAAATGGCAAGGCAAGCTGATGCTTTCATTGCCCTTCCTG GTGGTTATGGTACCCTTGAAGAACTTCTTGAAGTCATTACATGGGCTCAACTTGGAATCCACCGTAAACCT GTTGGGCTATTGAATGTGGAGGGATACTATAATTCTTTATTGAGTTTTCTTGATAAGGCAATGGATGAAGGCTTTATTTCACCAATAGCTCGTAAAATTATTGTGTCTGCTCAAACAGCTCAACAATTAGTTAAACAACTTGag GAACATATTCCAGAGACTGATGAAATTACATCAAATTTGATATGggatgaagaaattcaaagatTTAATTACactacttaa
- the LOC138347713 gene encoding pentatricopeptide repeat-containing protein At3g49730-like produces the protein MLKTVTLLRSSLSFRAAYSLDFSPENAIVSSKGKSFYHSESTLLSSLNKNHDEFSADVEKVYRILRKFHSRVPKLELALLESGVVARSGLTERVLNRCGDAGNLGYRFFVWVSKQPGYRHSHDAYKAMIKILGKMRQFGTVWALVEEMRIENPQFLTPEVFIVLMRRFASGRMVKKAIEVLDEMPKYGVEPDEYVFGCLLDALCKNGSVKEAAALFDEMRFRFSPTIKHFTSLLCGWCKEGKLIEAKVVLMKMREAGFEPDIVVYNNLLNGYALSRKMADAFDLLQEMRRKGCNPNETSFTIVIQALCLQDKMEEAMRVFLDMERSGCEADVVTYTTLISGFCKWGKIEKGYELLDNMLQKGYNLNQTTYLHIMLAHEKKEELEECLELLKEMEKIGIPPDHSIYSIVIRLACKLGEIDEGVRVWNQIEANGISPGVDTFIIMINGFVEQGRLIEACDHFKEMIGRGLLSAPQYGTLKDLLNSLLRAEKLELSKDVWSCITTKGCELNVSAWTIWIHALFSNGHVKEACAYCLDMMDAGLMPQPDTFAKLMKGLRKLYNREIAAEITEKARKMAEERNMTFKMYKRRGERDLKEKVKTQLDGRKRRARRRRWGSHQSQDKTL, from the coding sequence ATGTTGAAAACTGTCACTCTTTTGCGTTCATCACTGAGCTTCCGTGCAGCTTATTCACTGGATTTCTCGCCGGAAAACGCCATTGTTTCTTCAAAGGGTAAATCTTTTTACCATTCTGAATCGACCCTTTTAAGCTCTTTGAACAAAAATCATGATGAATTTTCAGCTGATGTAGAAAAAGTTTAtagaattttaagaaaatttcacTCAAGGGTTCCTAAACTTGAACTTGCTTTGTTAGAATCTGGTGTTGTAGCTCGTTCAGGGTTAACTGAACGTGTGTTGAATCGTTGTGGTGATGCTGGTAATTTAGGGTATAGATTTTTTGTATGGGTGTCAAAGCAACCTGGTTATAGGCATAGTCATGATGCTTATAAAGCAATGATAAAGATTTTAGGGAAAATGAGACAGTTTGGTACTGTATGGGCACTTGTTGAAGAGATGAGGATAGAAAATCCTCAGTTTTTGACACCAGAAGTGTTTATTGTGTTGATGAGGAGATTCGCGTCGGGGAGGATGGTAAAGAAAGCAATTGAAGTATTGGATGAAATGCCTAAATATGGTGTTGAGCCAGATGAGTATGTCTTTGGGTGTTTGTTGGATGCTTTGTGCAAAAATGGTAGTGTGAAAGAGGCAGCTGCATTGTTTGATGAAATGAGGTTTAGGTTTAGCCCTACGATTAAGCATTTTACGTCGTTGTTGTGTGGTTGGTGTAAAGAAGGTAAGCTTATAGAGGCGAAAGTTGTGTTGATGAAAATGAGGGAGGCAGGTTTTGAGCCTGATATCGTGGTTTATAACAATTTGCTCAATGGTTATGCTCTGTCTAGGAAAATGGCTGATGCATTTGATCTGTTGCAGGAGATGAGAAGAAAAGGTTGTAATCCTAATGAAACCTCGTTTACGATAGTAATTCAGGCACTTTGTTTGCAGGACAAGATGGAGGAAGCTATGCGGGTATTCTTGGATATGGAGAGAAGTGGATGTGAAGCTGATGTCGTGACGTATACTACTTTGATAAGTGGATTTTGTAAGTGGGGAAAGATTGAAAAGGGTTATGAACTTTTGGATAATATGCTGCAGAAAGGGTATAACCTGAATCAGACTACTTATTTGCATATAATGTTGGCTCATGAGAAGAAGGAAGAGTTGGAAGAGTGTTTGGAACTTTTGAAGGAAATGGAAAAGATCGGTATACCTCCTGACCATAGCATCTATAGTATAGTAATCCGCTTAGCGTGTAAATTGGGGGAAATCGATGAAGGTGTGCGAGTATGGAACCAAATAGAAGCAAATGGGATCAGTCCGGGGGTTGACACCTTTATCATTATGATTAATGGTTTTGTTGAACAAGGTCGTCTAATAGAAGCGTGTGATCACTTCAAAGAAATGATTGGAAGAGGTCTTCTGTCTGCTCCTCAATATGGTACTCTAAAGGACCTATTGAATTCACTTTTACGAGCAGAAAAGCTTGAACTAAGTAAAGACGTCTGGAGTTGCATAACGACCAAAGGATGTGAGCTTAATGTGTCTGCGTGGACCATTTGGATTCACGCATTGTTTTCAAATGGACATGTGAAAGAGGCTTGTGCATACTGTTTAGATATGATGGATGCTGGATTGATGCCTCAGCCTGACACGTTCGCCAAGCTTATGAAAGGTCTAAGGAAGCTTTATAATAGAGAGATTGCTGCAGAGATTACAGAAAAAGCGCGGAAAATGGCTGAAGAGAGAAATATGACTTTCAAGATGTACAAGAGGCGTGGCGAAAGAGACTTGAAAGAAAAAGTTAAGACACAACTGGATGGGAGAAAGAGGAGAGCTCGTCGAAGACGTTGGGGTAGCCATCAAAGTCAGGACAAGACATTATGA